The following are encoded together in the Bacteroidales bacterium genome:
- a CDS encoding glycosyltransferase, which produces MIFYYFTAIILCISYIFLISLFIYTWLREKGFVSSANNNNTFASIIIPVRNEEENITDCLQSIIEQTYPKDFFEIIVIDDNSTDSTVEKIKAIHSEISIKLIELKGEKSFKKEAILEGIKQAKGELIITTDGDCIAGKLWLETIISFYEKEKPKMIILPVVFHNEKNIFEKIQSLEFLSLTGSAGASALLKNPILCNGANIAYTKEAFFDSTGYIDKYTSGDDMFLMLALKNKFRDKIMFLKSENALIFTNAKKTFSDFYEQRTRWVSKSSGYKDFSVIVIALLIYCFNAFILISAFLSVFSKNIFYSFTMLFAIKILFDYIFIKSVTKFFNKNSLLKYFILAELFYIFYVFFVGLTGNLRTYKWKGRRVKK; this is translated from the coding sequence ATGATTTTTTATTATTTTACAGCAATAATACTTTGCATTTCATACATTTTTTTAATCAGCTTATTTATTTATACATGGCTTAGGGAAAAAGGATTTGTTTCTTCTGCCAACAATAACAATACTTTTGCAAGCATCATAATTCCCGTAAGAAATGAAGAAGAAAACATTACAGATTGTTTACAAAGTATAATTGAGCAAACATATCCCAAAGATTTTTTCGAAATAATAGTTATTGATGATAATTCTACAGATTCAACAGTTGAAAAAATAAAAGCAATACATTCCGAAATATCAATAAAATTAATTGAACTTAAAGGTGAAAAATCGTTCAAGAAAGAAGCAATTCTCGAAGGAATAAAACAAGCAAAAGGAGAATTAATAATTACAACTGATGGTGATTGCATTGCGGGAAAATTATGGCTCGAAACGATTATTTCTTTTTATGAAAAGGAAAAACCGAAAATGATAATTTTACCTGTTGTTTTTCATAACGAGAAAAATATTTTCGAAAAAATACAATCACTTGAATTTTTAAGTTTAACGGGTTCTGCGGGTGCATCTGCACTATTAAAAAATCCCATTTTGTGCAATGGAGCAAATATAGCATATACAAAAGAGGCATTTTTTGATTCAACCGGATATATTGATAAATATACTTCAGGCGATGATATGTTTCTGATGCTTGCTCTTAAAAATAAATTCCGCGATAAAATTATGTTTCTTAAATCTGAAAATGCTTTGATATTTACAAATGCAAAAAAAACTTTTAGCGATTTTTATGAACAAAGAACAAGATGGGTTTCTAAAAGCAGCGGATATAAAGATTTTTCGGTTATAGTAATTGCTTTGTTGATTTATTGTTTTAATGCATTTATTTTAATTTCTGCCTTTTTATCGGTATTTTCAAAAAATATTTTTTATTCTTTTACTATGCTTTTCGCAATCAAAATACTTTTTGATTATATTTTCATAAAAAGCGTTACGAAATTTTTCAATAAAAATTCATTACTTAAGTATTTTATCCTCGCAGAATTATTTTATATTTTCTATGTTTTTTTCGTAGGATTAACAGGAAATTTAAGAACATATAAATGGAAAGGGAGAAGAGTTAAAAAATAA
- a CDS encoding heterodisulfide reductase-related iron-sulfur binding cluster, translated as MKTVFAPGCALMLYKPELAEKLHLILNKNLGEMDELQICCRHDPQLATMTKVINICPGCDKRFGNDYKNTSTISLWEILAESDFFIFPDYYGRRMSIIDACPTREQERVHNAIRTIIHKMNITLVEPKNTRTKSICCGDSFYGIISTEEVKKQMIKRTSEMPMDDVIVYCVSCIKSVYIGGKKPQYLLDLLFANETVTKTYEPDEWHKELDNYIEKH; from the coding sequence ATGAAAACAGTTTTTGCACCGGGATGTGCTTTAATGTTATATAAACCGGAGTTAGCCGAAAAATTACATTTAATTCTAAATAAAAATTTAGGTGAAATGGATGAATTGCAGATTTGCTGTCGTCACGACCCTCAATTAGCAACAATGACTAAAGTAATAAATATTTGTCCGGGTTGTGATAAGCGATTTGGAAATGATTATAAAAATACTTCAACTATTTCTTTGTGGGAAATCCTGGCTGAAAGCGATTTTTTTATTTTTCCGGATTATTATGGCAGACGCATGTCAATTATTGACGCTTGTCCAACACGAGAACAGGAAAGAGTACATAATGCAATAAGAACAATTATTCACAAAATGAATATTACATTAGTAGAACCTAAGAACACAAGAACAAAAAGCATCTGTTGTGGAGATAGTTTTTATGGTATTATCTCTACGGAAGAAGTGAAAAAACAAATGATAAAACGGACATCAGAGATGCCTATGGATGATGTTATTGTTTATTGTGTATCTTGCATCAAATCGGTTTATATTGGCGGAAAAAAACCACAATATCTGTTAGATTTACTATTTGCAAATGAAACGGTTACTAAAACTTATGAACCCGATGAATGGCATAAAGAACTTGACAATTACATCGAAAAACATTAA
- the uvrA gene encoding excinuclease ABC subunit UvrA, with translation MADNLIIQGAKEHNLKNIDVTIPRDKLVVFTGLSGSGKSSLAFDTIYAEGQRRYIESFSAYARQFIGELKRPDVDNIIGLSPVISIEQRTANKNPRSTVGTITEIYDYLRLLYARVADAYSYVTGEKMVRYTEAHIIEVILNKFNNNKIIVLAPVVKARKGHYRDLFEQIRRYGFIKVRVDGEMRDITVNMSVDRYKIHNIEIVIDRIDVNENSEHRVKSSVQTALKYGKGVLMILEQESEKTTHYSKHLMCPTSGISYDEPEPNTFSFNSPYGACPHCSGLGEISAIDINKLMPDKKKTIRKGGITAIGDYKNNWIFNQLIAIGEKFNFTIDTSIEDIPEDALNIILYGSDEIFKVKNEFLGVYTNYSLTFNGIVNFIVEQNNESSSGGMRKWAQEFMNKIKCPECNGARLKKESLYFKINNKNITEIANFDIVALQSWVNNIEDVLSEKNHKIAQEIIKEIKNRINFILEIGLDYLTLNRNTNSLSGGESQRIRLATQIGTKLVGVLYILDEPSIGLHQRDNLKLINNLKELRDNGNSVIVVEHDKEMILSADHVIDLGPKAGIHGGNIVAEGSPDKLKNFDSLTAQYIRGEKKIKVPEKRRKGSGEFLKIYGASGNNLKNLNVSFPLGKMLCITGVSGSGKSSLVNETLYPVLSHHFYRATTKPLPYKSIEGIKFVDKVIEIDQSPIGRTPRSNPATYTKVFDDIRKLFTELPESKIRGYSPGRFSFNVKGGRCEVCQGAGMKTIEMNFLPDVYVNCEACQGKRYNRETLEIRYKGKSINDILNLNIEQAVEFFENIPSIIQKIKTLKDVGLGYITLGQQSTTLSGGEAQRVKLAAELSKKDTGKTLYILDEPTTGLHFDDIRILLDVLNRLADKGNTVIIIEHNMEIIKSCDHIIDLGMEGGDRGGYVICEGSPEEIAENKKSYTAQFLKKELVLK, from the coding sequence TTGGCAGACAATTTAATCATACAAGGAGCAAAAGAGCACAATCTCAAAAACATTGATGTAACCATTCCGCGTGATAAGCTGGTTGTATTTACCGGTTTAAGCGGAAGCGGCAAATCATCTCTCGCTTTTGACACAATATATGCCGAAGGCCAGCGCCGCTACATTGAAAGTTTTTCGGCTTATGCACGCCAGTTTATCGGAGAACTGAAACGACCTGATGTTGACAATATAATAGGGCTGAGTCCTGTTATTTCAATAGAACAAAGAACGGCAAATAAAAATCCACGTTCTACTGTGGGAACCATCACCGAAATATATGATTATTTACGGTTGTTGTATGCAAGAGTTGCTGATGCTTATTCTTATGTTACAGGCGAAAAAATGGTTAGATATACCGAAGCTCACATAATTGAAGTTATTCTTAATAAATTTAATAATAATAAAATTATTGTTCTTGCTCCTGTTGTTAAAGCCCGAAAAGGACATTACAGGGATTTGTTTGAGCAAATAAGAAGATACGGTTTTATAAAAGTGAGAGTTGATGGAGAAATGCGTGATATAACCGTAAACATGAGCGTGGACAGATATAAAATTCATAATATAGAAATTGTAATTGACAGAATTGATGTTAACGAAAATTCCGAACATCGCGTTAAAAGCTCGGTGCAAACTGCTCTGAAATACGGTAAAGGCGTTTTGATGATACTTGAACAGGAGTCAGAAAAAACAACACATTACAGCAAACACCTTATGTGTCCTACATCGGGAATTTCTTATGATGAACCCGAACCAAACACTTTTTCATTCAATTCTCCTTATGGTGCATGTCCTCATTGCAGCGGACTTGGCGAAATATCAGCAATTGACATAAACAAGCTCATGCCTGATAAAAAAAAGACAATAAGAAAAGGAGGAATTACAGCTATCGGCGATTATAAAAACAACTGGATTTTCAACCAGCTTATTGCAATCGGCGAAAAATTCAATTTTACTATCGACACCAGCATTGAAGATATCCCGGAAGATGCTTTGAATATAATACTTTATGGCTCAGATGAAATCTTCAAAGTAAAAAATGAATTTTTGGGAGTTTACACAAATTACTCTTTAACTTTTAACGGAATAGTAAATTTTATTGTTGAACAAAATAATGAATCCTCATCGGGCGGAATGAGAAAATGGGCGCAGGAATTTATGAATAAAATAAAATGTCCGGAATGTAACGGTGCGAGATTAAAAAAGGAATCTTTGTATTTTAAAATCAATAATAAAAATATTACAGAAATTGCAAATTTTGATATTGTTGCACTGCAAAGCTGGGTGAATAATATAGAGGATGTCCTTTCTGAAAAAAACCATAAGATAGCACAGGAAATAATAAAAGAAATTAAAAACCGCATTAATTTTATTCTTGAAATAGGACTTGATTATTTAACGCTGAACCGAAACACAAACAGTTTGTCGGGTGGCGAATCGCAGCGAATACGACTTGCAACGCAAATAGGCACAAAATTAGTTGGAGTTTTATATATTCTCGATGAACCAAGCATCGGGTTGCATCAAAGAGATAATTTAAAATTAATAAATAATCTCAAAGAACTCAGAGATAACGGCAATTCTGTTATTGTTGTAGAACATGATAAAGAAATGATTTTATCAGCCGACCATGTTATTGATTTAGGACCAAAAGCAGGAATACACGGAGGAAACATAGTTGCAGAAGGTTCTCCCGACAAATTAAAGAATTTCGATTCGCTCACGGCTCAATATATTCGTGGTGAGAAAAAAATAAAAGTTCCCGAAAAAAGAAGAAAGGGAAGCGGTGAATTCCTTAAAATATACGGAGCAAGCGGAAATAATCTTAAAAATCTGAATGTGAGTTTTCCTTTGGGAAAAATGCTCTGCATAACCGGTGTTTCGGGAAGCGGCAAATCATCGCTTGTTAACGAAACTTTATATCCTGTTTTGAGTCATCATTTTTACAGAGCAACCACGAAACCATTGCCGTACAAGTCAATTGAAGGAATTAAGTTCGTTGATAAAGTCATTGAAATAGACCAATCGCCGATAGGAAGAACGCCGCGTTCAAATCCTGCAACATATACAAAAGTATTTGATGATATCAGAAAACTTTTTACCGAACTTCCCGAATCGAAAATCAGGGGCTATTCTCCCGGAAGATTTTCTTTTAATGTAAAAGGAGGAAGATGTGAAGTTTGCCAAGGTGCCGGAATGAAAACAATAGAAATGAATTTTCTGCCCGATGTTTATGTAAACTGTGAAGCATGTCAGGGCAAAAGATATAACCGCGAAACGCTTGAAATAAGGTACAAAGGAAAATCCATAAACGACATCCTTAATTTAAACATTGAACAGGCAGTTGAATTTTTTGAAAATATTCCTTCTATTATTCAAAAAATAAAAACCCTCAAAGATGTGGGTTTGGGTTATATCACACTTGGCCAGCAATCCACAACACTTTCTGGAGGTGAAGCGCAAAGAGTCAAACTCGCTGCTGAACTTTCAAAGAAAGATACGGGAAAAACACTTTACATACTCGATGAGCCAACAACCGGACTCCATTTTGATGATATAAGAATACTGCTTGATGTTTTAAATCGTTTGGCTGACAAGGGAAATACCGTAATAATTATTGAACATAACATGGAAATCATAAAATCATGCGACCATATAATTGATTTGGGCATGGAGGGTGGTGACAGAGGAGGTTATGTTATTTGCGAAGGTTCTCCAGAAGAAATTGCTGAAAACAAAAAAAGTTATACTGCACAATTTTTGAAAAAAGAATTGGTTCTAAAATAA